From one Gracilinanus agilis isolate LMUSP501 chromosome 5, AgileGrace, whole genome shotgun sequence genomic stretch:
- the KCNA5 gene encoding potassium voltage-gated channel subfamily A member 5 isoform X1 produces the protein MEIALVTLKNGGTVAIGKGELAGGNSGPKAEGEVRRPPTGQPNEEAKEGTPRRSRRGGGGRGEVPGGRPLPELPETARQQPPGQGEEEAETSSPLGMSEGEGLGSATLHHQRVLINISGLRFETQLGTLAQFPDTLLGDPAKRLHYFDPLRNEYFFDRNRPSFDGILYYYQSGGRLRRPVNVSLDVFADEIRFYQLGDEAMERFREDEGFIKEEEKPLPRNEFQRQVWLIFEYPESSGSARGIAIVSVLVILISIITFCLETLPEFRDERELLRHPQLPQQPPTHPQNANASRGSGRDLHLLSQGPTVAPMVSRTLADPFFIVETTCVVWFTFELLVRFFACPSKAEFSRNIMNIIDVVAIFPYFITLGTELAEQQPGGIGGGGSSNGQQAMSLAILRVIRLVRVFRIFKLSRHSKGLQILGKTLQASMRELGLLIFFLFIGVILFSSAVYFAEADNHETHFSSIPDAFWWAVVTMTTVGYGDMRPVTVGGKIVGSLCAIAGVLTIALPVPVIVSNFNYFYHRETDNEERAALKEEPTSTTGQGSAQDSVNQMKSSESKGSFTKTPVNMEGSHRGSCPLEKCNLKAKSNVDIRKSLYALCLDTSQETDL, from the coding sequence ATGGAGATCGCCTTGGTCACGCTGAAGAACGGAGGCACAGTGGCCATCGGGAAAGGAGAACTGGCTGGGGGAAACAGCGGCCccaaggcagagggagaggtcCGGCGTCCTCCGACGGGACAGCCGAACGAGGAAGCCAAGGAGGGAACGCCGAGGAGGTCCAGGCGTGGCGGTGGTGGGAGAGGCGAAGTCCCGGGTGGGCGTCCTTTACCCGAGCTTCCGGAGACAGCTCGACAGCAACCTCCAggacaaggggaagaagaagcagaaacaaGCTCCCCCCTGGGGATGTCGGAAGGTGAAGGTTTAGGGTCAGCTACCCTCCATCATCAACGTGTGCTCATCAACATCTCGGGGCTTCGTTTCGAGACTCAGCTTGGCACTCTGGCTCAGTTCCCGGACACTCTCTTGGGGGACCCTGCCAAGCGTCTGCATTACTTTGACCCCCTGCGCAATGAGTACTTCTTCGATCGTAACCGACCCAGCTTCGACGGCATCCTGTACTACTACCAGTCTGGGGGGAGGCTGCGGAGGCCAGTCAATGTCTCCTTGGACGTGTTTGCTGATGAGATCCGCTTCTATCAGCTAGGGGATGAGGCCATGGAGCGATTCAGGGAGGATGAGGGCTTCATCAAAGAAGAGGAGAAGCCTCTGCCCCGGAATGAGTTCCAGAGGCAGGTTTGGCTCATCTTTGAGTACCCAGAGAGTTCCGGCTCTGCCCGGGGCATCGCCATTGTCTCCGTTTTGGTCATCCTCATCTCCATCATCACTTTCTGTCTTGAGACCCTGCCTGAGTTCCGGGATGAACGGGAGCTGCTTCGCCAtccccagctgccccagcagcCTCCAACTCACCCTCAGAATGCTAATGCCAGCAGAGGCAGTGGTCGGGACCTGCATCTCCTGTCTCAAGGGCCCACAGTAGCCCCTATGGTGTCCAGGACCCTGGCAGATCCATTCTTCATTGTGGAGACCACGTGTGTAGTGTGGTTCACCTTTGAGCTTCTGGTCCGCTTTTTTGCTTGCCCCAGCAAAGCGGAATTCTCCCGGAACATCATGAACATCATCGACGTGGTAGCTATCTTTCCTTACTTCATCACCCTGGGCACGGAGCTGGCAGAGCAACAGCCAGGGGGAATAGGAGGAGGTGGAAGTTCCAATGGACAGCAGGCCATGTCCCTGGCCATCTTGCGAGTCATCCGCCTGGTCAGGGTTTTCCGCATCTTCAAACTCTCCAGACATTCCAAGGGCCTCCAAATCCTGGGCAAGACCTTGCAGGCCTCCATGCGGGAGCTGGGGctcctcatcttcttcctcttcatcggagtcattctcttctccagtgCTGTCTACTTTGCCGAGGCAGACAACCACGAGACCCACTTCTCCAGTATCCCAGATGCCTTCTGGTGGGCAGTGGTCACCATGACTACAGTGGGCTATGGGGACATGAGACCGGTGACGGTAGGGGGCAAGATTGTGGGATCTTTGTGCGCCATTGCAGGTGTCCTCACCATAGCTCTGCCTGTGCCTGTCATTGTCTCCAACTTCAATTACTTCTATCATCGGGAGACCGATAATGAGGAAAGGGCTGCCCTCAAGGAAGAACCAACAAGCACCACAGGCCAGGGCTCAGCACAGGACAGTGTGAATCAGATGAAATCTAGTGAGAGCAAAGGGTCCTTTACTAAAACCCCAGTTAACATGGAAGGATCCCACAGGGGAAGCTGCCCCCTGGAAAAATGTAACCTTAAAGCCAAAAGCAATGTAGACATAAGGAAATCCCTCTATGCCCTTTGCCTGGATACAAGCCAGGAGACAGATCTGTAG
- the KCNA5 gene encoding potassium voltage-gated channel subfamily A member 5 isoform X2 — MSEGEGLGSATLHHQRVLINISGLRFETQLGTLAQFPDTLLGDPAKRLHYFDPLRNEYFFDRNRPSFDGILYYYQSGGRLRRPVNVSLDVFADEIRFYQLGDEAMERFREDEGFIKEEEKPLPRNEFQRQVWLIFEYPESSGSARGIAIVSVLVILISIITFCLETLPEFRDERDGRDLHLLSQGPTVAPMVSRTLADPFFIVETTCVVWFTFELLVRFFACPSKAEFSRNIMNIIDVVAIFPYFITLGTELAEQQPGGIGGGGSSNGQQAMSLAILRVIRLVRVFRIFKLSRHSKGLQILGKTLQASMRELGLLIFFLFIGVILFSSAVYFAEADNHETHFSSIPDAFWWAVVTMTTVGYGDMRPVTVGGKIVGSLCAIAGVLTIALPVPVIVSNFNYFYHRETDNEERAALKEEPTSTTGQGSAQDSVNQMKSSESKGSFTKTPVNMEGSHRGSCPLEKCNLKAKSNVDIRKSLYALCLDTSQETDL; from the exons ATGTCGGAAGGTGAAGGTTTAGGGTCAGCTACCCTCCATCATCAACGTGTGCTCATCAACATCTCGGGGCTTCGTTTCGAGACTCAGCTTGGCACTCTGGCTCAGTTCCCGGACACTCTCTTGGGGGACCCTGCCAAGCGTCTGCATTACTTTGACCCCCTGCGCAATGAGTACTTCTTCGATCGTAACCGACCCAGCTTCGACGGCATCCTGTACTACTACCAGTCTGGGGGGAGGCTGCGGAGGCCAGTCAATGTCTCCTTGGACGTGTTTGCTGATGAGATCCGCTTCTATCAGCTAGGGGATGAGGCCATGGAGCGATTCAGGGAGGATGAGGGCTTCATCAAAGAAGAGGAGAAGCCTCTGCCCCGGAATGAGTTCCAGAGGCAGGTTTGGCTCATCTTTGAGTACCCAGAGAGTTCCGGCTCTGCCCGGGGCATCGCCATTGTCTCCGTTTTGGTCATCCTCATCTCCATCATCACTTTCTGTCTTGAGACCCTGCCTGAGTTCCGGGATGAACGGGA TGGTCGGGACCTGCATCTCCTGTCTCAAGGGCCCACAGTAGCCCCTATGGTGTCCAGGACCCTGGCAGATCCATTCTTCATTGTGGAGACCACGTGTGTAGTGTGGTTCACCTTTGAGCTTCTGGTCCGCTTTTTTGCTTGCCCCAGCAAAGCGGAATTCTCCCGGAACATCATGAACATCATCGACGTGGTAGCTATCTTTCCTTACTTCATCACCCTGGGCACGGAGCTGGCAGAGCAACAGCCAGGGGGAATAGGAGGAGGTGGAAGTTCCAATGGACAGCAGGCCATGTCCCTGGCCATCTTGCGAGTCATCCGCCTGGTCAGGGTTTTCCGCATCTTCAAACTCTCCAGACATTCCAAGGGCCTCCAAATCCTGGGCAAGACCTTGCAGGCCTCCATGCGGGAGCTGGGGctcctcatcttcttcctcttcatcggagtcattctcttctccagtgCTGTCTACTTTGCCGAGGCAGACAACCACGAGACCCACTTCTCCAGTATCCCAGATGCCTTCTGGTGGGCAGTGGTCACCATGACTACAGTGGGCTATGGGGACATGAGACCGGTGACGGTAGGGGGCAAGATTGTGGGATCTTTGTGCGCCATTGCAGGTGTCCTCACCATAGCTCTGCCTGTGCCTGTCATTGTCTCCAACTTCAATTACTTCTATCATCGGGAGACCGATAATGAGGAAAGGGCTGCCCTCAAGGAAGAACCAACAAGCACCACAGGCCAGGGCTCAGCACAGGACAGTGTGAATCAGATGAAATCTAGTGAGAGCAAAGGGTCCTTTACTAAAACCCCAGTTAACATGGAAGGATCCCACAGGGGAAGCTGCCCCCTGGAAAAATGTAACCTTAAAGCCAAAAGCAATGTAGACATAAGGAAATCCCTCTATGCCCTTTGCCTGGATACAAGCCAGGAGACAGATCTGTAG